The Pedobacter mucosus genome window below encodes:
- a CDS encoding aldehyde dehydrogenase family protein, with amino-acid sequence MQIINPATEEIITTLEEDNQLSLQIKFATLKKAQPNWAKKSLQEKISIITLFSDLLETEIEELASILTSEVGKPLQQSRNEINGAKNRIKWMLANAEKYLSDEVMVEEPGLKEIIKYEPLGVICNISAWNYPFLVGVNVFIPALLGGNAVMYKPSEYSTLTGLQIEKLLKKAGVPNDVFQVAVGAKEVGSALLDLDFNGYFFTGSYQTGKYIYEKVASKMIPCQLELGGKDPLYVAEDVEDIVNVAIGTADGAFYNNGQSCCAVERIYVHEKIYDDYLNAFASEVKSWKSGVPTEEGIYLGSLTRKDQISVLENQITDALTKGAKLFCGGNALTGKGYFFEPTILVDVTNDMLVMQEESFGPIIGIMKVKDDEEAVKMMQDTNYGLTASVYTANQTKAEKILSQLDSGSGYWNCCDRVSAALPWSGRKNSGIGATLSHQGLRAFTKPKGYHLKG; translated from the coding sequence ATGCAAATCATCAATCCAGCAACTGAAGAAATAATAACCACTTTGGAAGAAGATAATCAGTTAAGTCTTCAAATTAAATTCGCAACCTTAAAGAAAGCTCAACCAAATTGGGCGAAGAAATCTTTACAAGAAAAAATTTCCATCATAACTTTATTTAGTGATTTGCTAGAAACCGAAATAGAGGAATTGGCTTCGATTTTAACTAGCGAAGTGGGTAAGCCGTTGCAACAATCTCGTAATGAAATTAATGGTGCTAAAAACCGTATTAAATGGATGTTGGCAAATGCCGAAAAGTATTTGTCGGATGAGGTGATGGTTGAAGAACCTGGATTAAAAGAAATTATTAAATATGAGCCTTTAGGTGTTATATGCAATATTTCAGCTTGGAATTATCCATTTTTAGTTGGCGTAAATGTTTTTATTCCAGCATTATTAGGTGGAAATGCGGTGATGTACAAGCCTTCAGAATATTCAACTTTAACAGGTTTGCAAATAGAAAAACTATTAAAAAAAGCGGGCGTTCCTAATGATGTTTTTCAGGTTGCTGTAGGTGCGAAAGAAGTTGGTTCCGCGTTGTTAGATTTAGATTTTAACGGCTATTTCTTTACTGGCTCTTATCAAACAGGAAAATATATCTATGAAAAAGTAGCTTCCAAAATGATTCCTTGTCAGCTAGAATTAGGTGGCAAAGATCCGTTGTATGTTGCAGAAGACGTTGAAGATATTGTTAATGTTGCCATTGGAACTGCTGATGGCGCTTTCTATAACAACGGACAAAGTTGCTGCGCTGTAGAGCGAATTTATGTTCATGAGAAAATTTATGATGATTATTTGAATGCTTTTGCTAGTGAAGTAAAAAGTTGGAAAAGTGGTGTACCTACCGAAGAAGGCATTTATTTAGGTTCGCTAACAAGAAAAGATCAAATTTCCGTTTTAGAAAACCAAATAACAGATGCGCTGACTAAAGGTGCAAAATTATTTTGCGGCGGCAACGCTTTAACTGGCAAAGGTTACTTTTTTGAGCCTACAATTTTAGTTGATGTAACCAATGATATGTTGGTTATGCAGGAAGAAAGTTTTGGGCCAATCATTGGCATCATGAAGGTAAAAGATGATGAAGAAGCTGTTAAAATGATGCAGGATACAAATTATGGTTTAACAGCCTCAGTTTATACCGCTAATCAAACTAAAGCGGAAAAAATATTAAGTCAGCTGGATTCGGGCTCTGGTTATTGGAATTGCTGCGACAGGGTAAGTGCGGCCTTACCTTGGAGCGGTAGAAAAAATTCTGGCATCGGCGCCACGCTTTCACATCAGGGTTTAAGAGCCTTTACTAAACCAAAAGGTTATCATTTAAAGGGATAA
- a CDS encoding FKBP-type peptidyl-prolyl cis-trans isomerase — protein sequence MKKGIIVLLAATLGLAACNKEKKGAGGLLYTIHHSEGKEKIKEGDIVKMNFIQKNDKDSVLANTYDSEMAQVFPAQKKMYSGDMNDVLTLFGEGDSATFKVNLDTMAFYSKQPKPEQFKNDKYITFTVKVEKVFKKNANEPDSLFKKRAGEFFQADYKATIDKKKGAEEGKIKSYVADNNLKTTTAASGLQYIITTAGGAEKAAIGDTVSLNYTGRLTKKNAKGTYPVFDTSDEKIAKAEGKFQAGRPYGPTKMAVGGTIPGFTEAIQLIGKGGKITAIIPSKLGYGEQGAVQVGIMPYSPIVFEIEITDIKKGQAPTAQTMSAPMMK from the coding sequence ATGAAAAAAGGAATTATTGTTCTATTAGCAGCAACTTTAGGTTTAGCGGCTTGTAACAAAGAAAAAAAAGGTGCTGGAGGTTTATTATATACCATTCACCATTCAGAAGGTAAAGAAAAAATTAAAGAAGGCGACATTGTGAAAATGAACTTTATTCAGAAAAATGATAAAGATTCGGTTTTAGCAAATACCTATGATAGTGAAATGGCGCAAGTTTTTCCTGCTCAAAAGAAAATGTATTCAGGTGATATGAACGACGTATTAACATTGTTCGGAGAAGGCGATAGTGCAACATTTAAAGTTAATTTGGATACTATGGCTTTTTATAGCAAACAGCCTAAACCAGAGCAATTTAAAAATGATAAATACATCACTTTTACAGTAAAAGTAGAAAAGGTATTTAAGAAAAATGCAAATGAGCCAGATTCTTTATTCAAAAAAAGAGCAGGTGAATTTTTTCAAGCCGACTATAAAGCCACTATCGATAAAAAGAAAGGTGCTGAAGAAGGAAAAATTAAATCATACGTTGCAGATAACAACCTTAAAACCACAACTGCTGCAAGCGGTTTACAGTATATTATTACTACAGCTGGTGGTGCTGAAAAAGCAGCAATTGGCGATACAGTTAGTTTAAATTATACAGGACGTTTAACTAAGAAAAATGCTAAAGGCACTTATCCTGTATTTGATACGAGTGATGAAAAAATTGCTAAAGCTGAAGGGAAATTCCAAGCAGGTAGACCATATGGCCCAACTAAAATGGCTGTAGGTGGTACAATCCCTGGTTTTACTGAAGCTATTCAATTAATAGGTAAAGGCGGTAAAATAACTGCAATTATTCCTTCAAAATTAGGTTACGGGGAGCAAGGTGCTGTACAAGTTGGTATTATGCCATATAGCCCAATCGTTTTCGAAATCGAAATTACTGATATCAAAAAAGGTCAAGCTCCAACTGCGCAAACTATGTCTGCGCCAATGATGAAATAA
- the recF gene encoding DNA replication/repair protein RecF (All proteins in this family for which functions are known are DNA-binding proteins that assist the filamentation of RecA onto DNA for the initiation of recombination or recombinational repair.), which produces MWLKNITLLNFKNYTDADLHFSSTVNVFTGNNGSGKTNMLDAIHYLCLCKSYFNPIDGQQIKTGEEVFMIQGDFDRNAQNEKITCGVKRNQKKQFKRNKKEYDKLADHIGLFPVVMVSPYDVNLIMEGSEERRKFIDNVISQTNGHYLDQLIIYNKILLNRNALLKQIAITRKYDPTLLEILDDQLIAAGNKIFDIRKAFMDEYIPLFNQYYAYLTDNKETVELNYQSQLNESSFQELLRKSVEKDRVLERTTTGIHKDELAFIISEMPLKKFGSQGQQKSFLIALKLAQYAYLSKNKGFKPLLLLDDIFDKLDDNRVQKLMKMVSHQDFGQIFITDTGKERVELVFKKIDVAVTLFEVKEGHIKNA; this is translated from the coding sequence ATGTGGTTAAAGAATATTACACTTCTTAATTTTAAAAATTATACGGATGCAGATTTGCATTTTTCGAGTACTGTAAATGTTTTTACAGGCAATAATGGTTCGGGAAAAACAAATATGCTCGATGCCATCCATTATTTATGCTTGTGCAAAAGCTATTTTAATCCGATTGACGGACAGCAAATTAAAACCGGAGAAGAGGTTTTTATGATTCAAGGGGATTTTGATCGCAATGCGCAAAATGAAAAAATTACCTGCGGTGTAAAACGCAATCAAAAGAAGCAATTTAAACGAAATAAAAAGGAATATGATAAGCTAGCCGATCATATTGGGTTGTTCCCAGTGGTAATGGTTTCTCCATACGACGTAAATCTGATTATGGAGGGAAGCGAGGAACGGCGCAAATTTATTGATAATGTTATTTCTCAAACAAACGGTCACTATCTAGATCAGCTTATTATTTATAATAAAATTCTGTTGAATAGAAATGCATTGCTTAAGCAAATTGCGATAACACGAAAATACGATCCGACGTTATTAGAGATTTTGGACGACCAGCTTATTGCTGCCGGCAATAAAATTTTTGATATTAGGAAGGCCTTCATGGATGAATATATTCCCTTGTTCAATCAATATTATGCTTATCTTACTGATAATAAAGAAACTGTAGAATTGAATTATCAATCTCAACTAAATGAAAGTTCATTTCAAGAACTTTTGCGTAAATCAGTGGAGAAAGATAGGGTACTCGAACGCACTACAACGGGAATCCATAAAGACGAGCTGGCTTTTATCATTAGCGAAATGCCGCTTAAAAAATTTGGTTCGCAAGGGCAACAAAAATCTTTTTTAATTGCTTTAAAACTTGCTCAATACGCTTATTTATCAAAAAATAAAGGTTTTAAACCGTTGCTTTTATTGGATGATATTTTTGATAAATTAGATGATAATCGGGTTCAAAAATTAATGAAAATGGTTTCTCATCAAGATTTCGGACAAATTTTTATTACGGATACTGGAAAAGAAAGAGTAGAATTGGTTTTCAAAAAGATAGATGTTGCAGTAACTTTGTTTGAAGTAAAGGAAGGACATATAAAAAATGCGTAA
- a CDS encoding nucleoside-diphosphate kinase: MSTNRTFTMIKPDGVANGHIGSILNDITTAGFKIVALKYTKLTAETAGQFYEVHAERPFYKDLVSFMSSGPIIAAILEKDNAIEDFRKLIGATNPAEAAEGTIRQKYAKSIDANAVHGSDSDENAEIEGNFFFKADERF, encoded by the coding sequence ATGAGCACAAACAGAACTTTTACCATGATTAAGCCAGATGGAGTTGCAAACGGCCACATCGGATCAATCTTAAATGACATCACTACTGCTGGTTTCAAAATCGTTGCATTAAAATATACTAAACTAACTGCAGAAACAGCTGGTCAGTTTTATGAAGTTCATGCAGAGCGCCCTTTTTATAAAGACTTAGTTAGCTTTATGTCTTCAGGACCAATCATAGCAGCTATTTTAGAGAAAGATAACGCAATTGAAGATTTTAGAAAATTAATTGGTGCAACTAATCCTGCTGAAGCAGCTGAAGGTACAATCCGTCAGAAATATGCTAAATCAATTGATGCAAATGCAGTTCATGGTTCAGACTCTGATGAAAATGCAGAGATTGAAGGGAACTTCTTCTTTAAAGCTGATGAGCGTTTTTAG
- a CDS encoding CYTH domain-containing protein, with product MGKEIERKFLLNKAKWEEIAKPVGEHFRQGYILTEPGKTIRVRTTETKGWLTIKGISVGASRLEYEYEIPLAEATELLDNFSISELKKIRYKITYAGKVWEIDEFLGDNLGLMVAEIELLSEDEYFETPEWIGMEVTADKKYYNSNLTINPFKDWV from the coding sequence ATGGGTAAAGAGATAGAGCGAAAATTTCTATTAAACAAAGCTAAATGGGAAGAAATTGCAAAGCCTGTTGGTGAACATTTTAGACAAGGATACATATTAACCGAGCCAGGTAAAACCATTCGCGTTAGAACAACTGAAACGAAAGGTTGGCTAACCATTAAAGGTATTTCAGTTGGCGCATCCCGATTAGAATATGAATATGAAATTCCATTAGCTGAAGCGACAGAGTTGCTGGATAATTTTTCAATTTCTGAACTGAAAAAAATAAGATATAAAATTACCTACGCAGGGAAAGTTTGGGAAATTGATGAATTTCTTGGCGATAATTTAGGTTTGATGGTTGCCGAAATTGAGCTTTTAAGTGAAGATGAATATTTCGAAACTCCTGAATGGATTGGGATGGAAGTTACAGCAGACAAAAAATATTATAATTCTAATTTAACAATAAATCCTTTTAAAGATTGGGTTTGA
- a CDS encoding FKBP-type peptidyl-prolyl cis-trans isomerase — MKKGLVIVFAAAVALSACNKFEKGEGDMTYKIYKSDGKQKIIEGDFVKLNAIQTVESNNNPDSSLVNTYDNERPAFFVISKQMFKGDMTAALKLLGEGDSAVFKLNLDSMAKYSGQAKPLGLKSNYSTFTVKIEKVLHKVANEADSLFDKKKREFYEEEYKSLIAKNKANEAAKISKFIADNSLKVSTTPSGLQYVIETPGNTERATLTDTVVMDYTGQFANKKADGKLNVFDTSDAKMAKEAGIFSQMAQYAPRSLVLSQLPQGVIQGIQLIGVGGKIKMILPSKLAYGENGGGPINPFTPLIFDVELKRIIKPNAAVPLSK; from the coding sequence ATGAAAAAAGGATTAGTAATCGTGTTTGCAGCAGCGGTAGCGCTATCTGCATGTAATAAATTTGAAAAGGGCGAAGGAGACATGACCTATAAAATTTATAAAAGTGATGGAAAGCAGAAAATAATTGAAGGCGATTTTGTGAAATTAAATGCCATTCAAACTGTCGAATCCAATAATAATCCTGATTCCTCTTTAGTTAATACCTATGATAATGAGCGACCAGCATTTTTTGTAATCAGTAAACAAATGTTTAAAGGCGATATGACTGCTGCCCTAAAATTATTGGGTGAAGGTGATAGTGCTGTTTTCAAGCTGAATTTAGATTCGATGGCAAAATATTCGGGTCAAGCGAAACCATTGGGATTAAAATCCAATTACTCTACTTTTACCGTAAAGATTGAAAAGGTTTTGCATAAAGTAGCAAACGAGGCTGATTCACTTTTCGATAAAAAGAAGAGGGAATTTTATGAAGAAGAATATAAAAGTTTAATTGCAAAAAATAAAGCTAATGAAGCGGCAAAAATCTCAAAATTTATAGCTGATAATAGTTTGAAGGTCTCAACAACACCTTCAGGTTTGCAATACGTAATTGAAACTCCTGGTAATACGGAACGAGCAACTTTAACTGATACAGTCGTGATGGATTACACCGGACAATTTGCAAATAAGAAAGCAGACGGAAAACTTAATGTATTTGATACATCGGATGCTAAAATGGCCAAAGAAGCTGGAATATTTTCTCAAATGGCGCAGTATGCTCCACGATCGTTGGTGTTGAGTCAGTTGCCACAGGGTGTTATCCAAGGCATTCAATTAATTGGAGTTGGTGGGAAAATAAAGATGATTTTGCCATCTAAACTTGCTTATGGTGAAAACGGTGGCGGCCCTATCAATCCATTTACACCATTGATTTTCGATGTGGAACTCAAGAGAATTATTAAACCTAATGCAGCTGTTCCATTAAGTAAATAG
- a CDS encoding DUF721 domain-containing protein, translating into MRKPNDLTMKDAVSKMLDVYRLRKKFDETSIVAIWPEIMGTAIANRTTQIYIHDKKLFIRIESSVIKNELLMVRQGIIQKLNDHAGSEVIKEMVFL; encoded by the coding sequence ATGCGTAAACCAAATGATTTAACAATGAAGGACGCGGTTAGCAAGATGCTAGACGTGTATCGCTTACGCAAAAAGTTTGACGAGACTTCGATTGTAGCCATATGGCCAGAGATTATGGGAACTGCTATCGCAAATAGAACCACTCAAATTTATATCCATGATAAAAAGCTTTTTATCCGAATTGAATCTTCAGTTATCAAAAATGAACTGCTAATGGTTCGACAAGGAATTATCCAAAAACTTAATGACCACGCTGGCAGTGAAGTAATTAAAGAAATGGTTTTCCTTTAA
- a CDS encoding gamma-glutamyl-gamma-aminobutyrate hydrolase family protein, producing MMIEQDDKNAKSIIPLERLRQPYIIGVTDCSKFNIYSDWVLSYNENIEVIQLGYKLDNFEEIKKCQGIVLTGGEDVHPKFYNLPEYYSYCYDDDVDEQRDEFEFKVLAYTEEHGIPVLGICRGMQVGNVFFGGTLIPDIATWGKFDHSKMPDKSDRYHEIIVNPSSWLNEIVHTNKGLVNSNHHQSTDKTGKDLVVSAMSPDGITEAMERTHPEGKSFLLFVQWHPERLKDKQSPFSKNLHEAFVNAIKSPTR from the coding sequence ATGATGATTGAGCAAGATGACAAGAACGCTAAAAGCATTATCCCTTTGGAAAGACTGCGACAGCCTTATATTATAGGTGTTACCGACTGCAGCAAGTTCAATATTTATAGCGATTGGGTTTTATCCTACAACGAAAATATAGAAGTTATTCAACTCGGCTATAAATTGGATAATTTTGAGGAAATAAAAAAATGTCAGGGCATTGTTTTAACTGGTGGAGAAGATGTGCATCCAAAGTTTTATAATTTGCCAGAATATTATTCTTATTGTTATGACGATGATGTTGATGAACAACGAGATGAATTCGAATTCAAAGTTTTAGCCTACACCGAAGAACATGGCATTCCCGTTCTAGGCATTTGTAGAGGAATGCAAGTTGGCAATGTATTTTTTGGCGGCACTTTAATACCAGATATCGCAACCTGGGGGAAATTTGATCATTCCAAAATGCCTGATAAAAGCGATCGTTATCATGAAATTATTGTAAATCCATCTTCATGGTTAAATGAAATTGTGCACACCAATAAAGGTTTGGTAAATAGTAATCATCATCAAAGTACGGATAAAACCGGCAAAGATTTGGTTGTCAGTGCCATGTCGCCAGATGGAATTACCGAAGCAATGGAAAGAACTCATCCCGAAGGAAAATCATTTCTTTTATTTGTTCAATGGCATCCTGAGAGGTTAAAAGACAAGCAAAGTCCCTTTAGTAAAAACTTACATGAGGCGTTTGTTAATGCTATAAAAAGCCCCACCCGGTGA
- a CDS encoding beta-N-acetylhexosaminidase, which produces MKKLFLIISCCILTVSAFAQNIVSESDPSDAESTISKTPIAIIPEPVSLVKKAGTFTLPENVTIQSTKAAELKQSISFLSEKIRTATGKFVSIVNNATHPTIKLILNTQQDVQLSNEGYKLTVNQTQIVITANKPAGIFYGVQSLIQLFPAEIESKELAKNIKWIAPCVDVIDYPKLGWRGLMFDVARHFFTKQEVKLFIDDMVRYKFNLLHLHLADDEGWRIEIKGLPKLTEIGAWSVKKTGTFGDFIPPTADEPRTYGGFYTQDDIKELVQYAQDRFVNILPEIDVPGHSLAVIASYPELSCTPEAVNYKVRSGEKIMDWSKGAPPIGLVDNTLCPANEKVYTFLDSVITQIAQLFPFEYIHMGGDEASHNYWEKNDQVKQLMLREGLKTIPQVQAYFEKRVEKIVVSKGKKFMGWDEILDGGISPTAAVMSWRGMKYGIQAANDKHNVVMSPTEFAYLDYMQADMITEPKVYSSLRLNKAYQFNPVPAGVNAQYIIGAQANLWTEQIFTFRQVQYMLWPRAFAISESIWSPIEKKNWTNFVDRTQQHFKRLDLAEVKYSPAIYDPIFTVKRSADKQLMIELTPEIDGLDIYYSFDNSTPDRFYPKYTAALQVPKDASMLRVITYRDKQPIGRLISMPIADLQKRSR; this is translated from the coding sequence ATGAAGAAATTATTCCTGATTATCTCCTGCTGTATTTTAACAGTTAGTGCTTTTGCACAAAATATTGTTAGTGAGAGCGATCCAAGCGATGCTGAATCTACTATATCGAAAACTCCAATTGCTATTATTCCCGAACCTGTATCACTGGTTAAAAAAGCTGGGACGTTTACTTTACCAGAAAATGTAACCATTCAGTCTACAAAAGCAGCGGAATTGAAACAATCAATTTCATTTTTGTCTGAAAAAATAAGAACAGCAACGGGCAAATTTGTGAGTATAGTAAATAATGCTACTCACCCCACTATAAAATTAATTTTAAATACCCAACAAGATGTTCAACTGAGTAATGAGGGTTATAAGTTAACAGTAAATCAGACTCAAATTGTAATCACCGCAAATAAACCAGCAGGAATATTTTATGGTGTACAATCATTAATTCAACTTTTCCCTGCAGAAATTGAAAGTAAAGAATTAGCAAAAAATATAAAGTGGATTGCGCCTTGCGTTGATGTTATCGATTATCCGAAATTAGGATGGCGGGGCTTAATGTTTGATGTTGCACGTCACTTTTTTACCAAACAAGAGGTAAAATTATTCATTGACGATATGGTTCGCTACAAATTTAATCTTCTCCATTTGCATTTAGCAGATGATGAAGGGTGGCGAATCGAGATTAAAGGCTTGCCAAAATTAACTGAAATTGGTGCTTGGAGCGTAAAGAAAACTGGAACATTTGGAGATTTTATTCCACCTACAGCAGATGAGCCAAGAACGTATGGTGGTTTTTATACTCAAGATGATATTAAGGAATTGGTTCAATATGCACAAGACCGTTTCGTAAATATCTTACCAGAAATTGATGTTCCTGGCCATAGTTTAGCGGTTATTGCCTCTTATCCAGAATTATCGTGTACGCCAGAAGCCGTAAATTATAAAGTTCGATCGGGTGAAAAAATTATGGATTGGAGTAAGGGCGCTCCACCAATTGGACTGGTTGATAATACACTTTGTCCGGCAAATGAAAAAGTTTATACTTTTTTAGATTCTGTAATTACCCAAATTGCTCAACTTTTTCCGTTTGAATATATCCACATGGGTGGAGATGAAGCTTCTCATAATTATTGGGAGAAAAACGATCAGGTTAAACAATTAATGCTTCGCGAAGGATTAAAAACTATACCTCAAGTTCAGGCTTATTTTGAGAAACGAGTTGAAAAAATTGTAGTTTCTAAAGGGAAGAAATTTATGGGTTGGGATGAAATTCTTGATGGTGGAATTTCGCCAACTGCAGCGGTAATGAGTTGGAGAGGAATGAAATATGGTATTCAGGCAGCAAACGACAAACATAATGTAGTAATGAGTCCGACAGAATTTGCTTATTTAGATTATATGCAGGCCGATATGATTACCGAACCAAAAGTATATTCTTCCCTACGTCTAAATAAAGCTTATCAATTTAATCCTGTCCCTGCCGGCGTAAATGCGCAATATATTATTGGCGCTCAGGCAAATTTGTGGACGGAGCAAATTTTTACTTTCAGACAAGTACAATATATGTTATGGCCGAGGGCTTTCGCTATTTCTGAATCTATTTGGAGTCCGATTGAAAAGAAAAATTGGACTAATTTTGTTGATCGAACCCAACAACATTTCAAACGATTAGATTTAGCAGAAGTAAAATATTCACCAGCCATTTACGACCCAATTTTTACCGTAAAACGAAGTGCTGATAAACAATTAATGATTGAATTAACGCCTGAAATTGATGGTTTAGACATTTATTACAGTTTTGATAATTCAACACCTGATCGTTTTTATCCGAAATATACGGCAGCATTGCAAGTACCAAAAGATGCCAGCATGTTGCGGGTCATTACCTATCGCGATAAGCAACCAATTGGCCGATTGATTAGTATGCCAATTGCTGATTTACAAAAAAGATCGAGGTAA
- a CDS encoding DHH family phosphoesterase: MLTLTELKSLLSSPQRIVITTHHKPDGDAMGSSLGLYGYLIQKGHHVRVVTPTDYPVFLHWMPNNSDVIIFTDEQEKAAKLIEEADLIFCLDFNTLSRINELGELVRSSSAYKVMIDHHLEPEDFDDYRHWDINACAAAQLVYDFIVNQLEDKAGINADVAACLYTGIMTDSGSFRFPSATSTVYRIAADLIDLGAEHWKIHQAVYDNASENRLRFLGYCLSNKLEILREYNTAIISVTKEELAKYHSATGDTEGVVNYALSINGIKLAALIIERSDKVKLSVRSTGDFPANEICKKYFNGGGHRNAAGGAAEKPLDVVVSEFKSILEEYKNQLIA; this comes from the coding sequence ATGCTAACACTAACAGAACTAAAATCCTTACTTTCATCGCCTCAGCGAATTGTAATCACTACACATCATAAACCAGATGGTGATGCCATGGGTTCATCTTTAGGTTTATATGGATATCTGATTCAAAAAGGACATCATGTTCGGGTGGTAACTCCAACTGATTATCCAGTATTTTTACATTGGATGCCTAATAATTCAGATGTAATTATATTTACTGACGAGCAAGAAAAAGCTGCGAAATTAATTGAAGAAGCAGATTTGATATTTTGTTTAGATTTTAATACGTTAAGTCGCATTAATGAATTAGGCGAATTGGTTAGGTCATCAAGTGCTTATAAAGTGATGATTGATCATCATTTAGAACCTGAAGATTTTGATGATTATCGCCATTGGGATATTAATGCTTGTGCAGCGGCACAATTGGTTTATGATTTTATTGTTAATCAATTAGAAGATAAAGCAGGTATTAACGCAGATGTAGCGGCTTGTTTATATACAGGAATCATGACTGATTCTGGCTCGTTTCGTTTTCCTTCTGCAACATCTACGGTATACAGAATTGCGGCAGATTTAATAGATTTAGGTGCTGAACATTGGAAAATTCACCAAGCTGTATATGATAACGCAAGCGAAAACCGTTTACGTTTTCTTGGTTATTGCCTATCTAATAAATTAGAAATTTTAAGGGAATATAACACGGCAATTATATCTGTTACCAAAGAAGAATTAGCTAAATACCATAGTGCAACTGGCGACACTGAAGGCGTTGTAAATTATGCTTTATCTATAAATGGAATTAAATTAGCAGCGTTAATCATAGAACGTAGCGATAAAGTTAAGCTTTCAGTAAGGTCTACAGGAGATTTTCCAGCAAATGAAATCTGTAAAAAGTATTTTAACGGTGGCGGTCATAGAAATGCTGCAGGTGGAGCTGCAGAGAAACCTTTGGATGTTGTTGTTAGCGAATTTAAATCGATATTAGAAGAATATAAAAATCAATTAATTGCGTAG
- a CDS encoding FKBP-type peptidyl-prolyl cis-trans isomerase — MKKIILTLLVSGVAIVASAQNKPIAKKTVAKKTTTAIKKPVVATKILKSALDSTSYAFGTSMGAGLKTTGLSTLNYEALLKGLKDAFAGGKVLLNQQQAQQCINDALANASKSKFTGNIMEGQKFLDENKKRAGVQTTASGLQYEVITAGTGIKPAATDSVLVHYKGTLINGKQFDSSYDRGEPISFPLNQVIKGWTEGVQLMPTGSKYRFFVPYDLAYGERGAGQDIPPYSTLIFDVELLKVNGK; from the coding sequence ATGAAAAAAATTATTTTAACGTTATTAGTATCCGGAGTTGCAATTGTGGCATCGGCACAAAATAAACCAATAGCAAAAAAAACGGTCGCCAAGAAAACGACAACAGCAATTAAAAAACCTGTTGTAGCAACTAAAATCTTAAAATCTGCGTTAGATTCTACAAGTTATGCTTTCGGAACATCAATGGGAGCCGGATTAAAAACAACTGGTTTAAGTACTTTAAATTACGAAGCGTTATTGAAAGGATTAAAAGATGCTTTTGCTGGCGGCAAAGTTTTATTAAATCAACAACAGGCACAACAATGCATTAATGATGCGTTAGCAAACGCAAGTAAAAGCAAATTCACAGGAAATATTATGGAAGGTCAAAAATTTTTAGATGAGAATAAAAAACGTGCTGGTGTACAAACTACAGCAAGTGGTTTACAGTATGAAGTAATTACTGCCGGAACGGGGATTAAGCCAGCGGCTACTGATTCAGTTTTGGTACATTATAAAGGAACATTAATCAATGGAAAACAATTTGATAGCTCTTACGATAGAGGCGAACCGATTAGCTTTCCACTTAACCAGGTAATTAAAGGTTGGACAGAAGGTGTACAATTAATGCCAACTGGATCGAAATACAGATTTTTTGTACCTTATGATTTAGCGTATGGCGAACGTGGTGCCGGACAAGATATTCCGCCGTATAGCACTTTAATATTTGATGTTGAGCTGTTGAAAGTAAACGGAAAATAA